From the genome of Pseudomonas helvetica:
GGACCTCTGGTTCTTATTATTTATTTCGTAGGGGTAAACGCAGTCTAGTCAGCTGTCGGGGTTCGTGTAGTTGCATTCGCAGCCAGCTTACTGACCCAACGAGTCAGCAAGCCTTCGGCTGCTAAAAGCCGTGAGCGATGTCACAACACCCGGATTATTAGCGGCGTCGCAAACAGGTGCATGTGTGCGGTCAGCCGCGTAGCGCGCTGATCAGTTCCGCCAGCCAAGGTTCGGCGTCAGTTTCCGGGGTCACGCTTTCGCTGGCGTCCAGGCGCAGCATGGGCAGCACTTCGCGCACGCCCAATTCACCGAACAGCTCACGCATTTGTTCACCGCCACCACAGAAAGTATCGCCGTAGCTGGCATCCCCCAGGCCAATCACCGCTCCCGGCAAACCGCGCCAGGCAGCGGGCAGTTGATCGCGAATCATCGAATACAGCGGTTGCAGGTTGTCCGGCAACTCGCCCATACCCGTGGTCGAGGTTACGACCAGGAAGGCTTGTGGAGCGAATGCCTGGACATCGGCCAGGGTTGCACGCGGGTTGTGCCAGGTTTCAAAACCTGCAGCCTTGAGAAGGTTGGCCGCATGCCGGGCGACTTCTTCAGCCGTGCCGTACACCGAGCCGGAAAGAATGGCGACTTTCATCAATCTGATCCTGAAGCAGAGTAAAAGACCCGGATATTAACAGCTGAGGCAAAAAAGCTGCGATTGCCTCGCAATTAGGTCTGGTGGCCAGTGGACAGTCCACAGCCATGTCATAGAATGCATCTCGTCATTCGATGCAGAAAGGATTCTCTGATGATCAATGCCCAACTGATGCAATTGGCAATCAACGCTTCGAACGATGGAATCGTCATCGCGGAAAGGGAAGGCGAAGACAACATCCTGATCTACGTTAACCCCGCCTTCGAAAAACTGACCGGCTATAGCGCTGAAGAAATCCTGTATCAGGACTGTCGCTTTCTCCAGTCCGTGGACCGCGACCAGGCTGCACTCAGCATGATCCGCGAAACGTTGAAGGGTGGAAAATCCTGCCGGGAAATACTGCGCAACTATCGCAAGGACGGCACACACTTCTGGAATGAGCTGTCGCTTTCAACCGTCTACAACGAAAATGACAAGCAGACTTACTTTATCGGCGTGCAGAAAGACGTCACCATTCAGGTCAAGACGCAACAACGGGTTAACCAACTGGAAGCCCAACTAGCCGAAGTTCAAGCGGAACTACAGGCACTCAAAGCGACAAACGGTCAAAACAAGCTGTCGAATTAATGGTCATTAACTACAATCACCAGTGACTTTGTAATTACTTCTTTCGAGCCAACCATGCATCGCGATACCCTCCTGACTCAGGATGAACTGGATTTCATCCAGACCATGCAGCACAACCCGCAGCTCAATGTTCGCGATGCGACGTCGAGCCTGCTGGTGAATGGGGGCTCGCAAATCCGCGATTTATTGACACGCCTGGCGGCCAACGAGCAGGTCACCATCCAGGCACACTTCGAAAATCAGCAAATGACCTTTCCTCTGCACCTGGTGGAGGATGAGTTTCATGCGCTGCATTTGCGCCTGGGCGTACCGAGCATCTACGAGGACGGACCGATGGTTCGCCCCTGGCGCCTGGCGCTTGAAGAACCCGTAGCCCTGGAGAACGCCAAAGGCCAACCCGGCACGCTATGGGTGCACGAAGTGTCGTTCAAGGGAGTCTTGCTGGAGGTACGCAACCGTACCAAGCCGCCGAAAAGTTTCGCACTGTGGTTCAGCCCTTCAGGCTACGAACGCATTGCATTGCGCGGGGCTTTCGAGCGAGAAACCGAACAGGGTTATTACGCCTATCGGCTCAACCAAAGCGACAAGGATGAAACCGAACGCCTGCGTCAGTACATTCTCCAGCAGCATCGCCTGACACATCCCGCGCTGCACATCTGAGCCTCAGGTATCGAGCGTTCCCGCGAGGAACTGCTGCAAACGTTGCTGCATCAGTCCCCCTTCACTTCCAATACAGCCAATCGACGATCCGACCAGGCTCTCCTGTGCCAGATCCGCCGAATCACCAGCGAGCATCAGGCGGCAATCCAGGCCCATCGCCAAGCGATTCAGACGACGGATAAAGTCGGGTGTAGGCGATTGATTGGAGAACAGCACCAGCGCGTGCGGCTTGATCTTTTCACAGACCAGAGTCAGTTCATCAAAGGGCTGCCCCAGTGCCAACAGCCTGATTCCCACCTGCACACTGCCCATATACAAAGCCGCCAAGAGCAACTCAAGCTTGCGGCACTGCCCATCAATAGCAGAAACGACTACCCGCAACGGCTGCGTCCCCCGCAACAAAAATAAACGCTGAAGAACCCTGGTACGTAGAAACCCGTCCAGCATCACCCACTCGCTGGTTTCTCCGAACAGATCGTGTTGCTGGAGTAACTGTATCCACAGCGGCATCAAAATGTGCTGGAACACCACGGTCAGGGAATACGTGGAAAATACCTGCCCATAAATCCGGCCCAATTCCACATCGTCGAAATGATTGAGCGCCGCTTTGATCTGTGTTTGCCATTGAACATAGTCAGCCTGAACTGACTCGTCCTCAATGATACTGGGCGATGCTTGGACTTCGCTGATCTTCGCCAGAATCCTGCCCACCTTGCTGACTGCCACACCCCGTCCGATCCAGCCAAGAATGCTCTGAACCCGTTCAATATCGGTCATGGAGTACAGCCGATGCCCACTTTCGGTGCGTGCTGGTTGAATCAAACCATAGCGCCGCTCCCAGGCACGCAAGGTCACCGGATTGACGCCTGTCAGGCGTGACACTTCACGAATAGGGAACAGCTGCTCCTGCTTTATCAAGAGCGGAGGCGGGTGAGGCATAGCCGTAATAGCCATTACTAGGACGTCCGTGTCAGATTGGATCCCATTTAGCCCTGATCGGTCTTCTACATTCAAGAGGGGCTTATTCGACCAACATCTTTGGAGTATCGAGTGAAATCGGGAATAATCCTTGCTTGCTTTTAAACGCAGCCCTTTACCCCGGTGCTGCGTTTTGTACGCCTCCTACCCGGAACCGCGTGCTTGTCCTACGGAGATACACAATGTCTACCTCACCCGTCACCCTGATGGTTGCACGTCGCGTTGCCAACGGGCGTTATCAGGACCTGATCGCCTGGTTGCGCGAAGGCGAACAACTGGCCACTGATTTTCCTGGTTATCTCGGCTCTGGCGTGCTTGCACCGCCGCCCGGCGATGACGAATTCCAGATTATTTTCCGCTTCGCCGATGAGCAAACCCTGCATGCGTGGGAGCATTCCGTCTCGCGCACGGCGTGGCTGGCACGTGGCAGCGAGTTGTTTGCCCACCCTTCCGAGCATCGGGTCAGCGGCATCGACGGTTGGTTCGGTGCAGTCGGGCAACGTCCACCTCGCTGGAAACAGGCCGTGGCGATCTGGCTGGCATTTTTCCCGGTCTCGCTACTGTTCAACTTTGTACTCGGCCCACTGCTGGGCGACATAAGCCTGCTGCCCCGAGTGTTCGTCAGCACCCTGGCCCTGACGCCTTTGATGGTCTACTTCTTCATCCCGCTGTCGACCCACCTGCTGGCCGGCTGGTTGAACAACACACAGGGGCGGCCATTGCCCACGGCACCGTCCACCCAGAATCGCTAGCCCTCCTGTAGGAGCAAGGCTTGCCCGCGATAAACGATAACTCGTTGTAACAGATAGACCAGGTCGCCTTCATCGCGGGTAAGCCTTGCTCCTACAGGGGTAGCGCTTGACGTAGGTATGCAGCACTCGTCGCTGGTATAGTTTTGCCATACCCGCGATGCGAGCCATCCATGACCTCTTCCTCAGCTCCGATCCTCATTACCGGCGCCAGCCAACGTGTCGGCCTGCACTGCGCGCAGCGGCTGCTGGAAGAAGGTCACCGCGTGATCATCAGCTACCGCAGCGAACGCCCGGGCGTGCAAACACTGCGCGACCTAGGCGCGATTACACTGTTTGCCGACTTCTCCAGCGAGGCCGGAATCCTGGCGTTTATCACGCAACTCAAAGCCCATACCCAGAGCTTGCGGGCGATTGTGCATAACGCTTCTGCCTGGCTGGCCGAAACCCCTGACACCGAAGTGGCTGCGTTCACCCAGATGTTCAGCGTGCACATGCTTGCGCCCTATCTGATCAACCTGCATTGTGCCGACTTGCTGGAGCGCTCCAGCCCCGCCGACATCGTGCATATCAGCGACGATGTCACGCGCAAGGGCAGCAGCAAGCACATTGCCTACTGCGCCACCAAAGCCGGGCTCGACAGCCTGACCTTGTCCTTCGCGGCGAAATTCGCCCCGAAAATCAAGGTCAACGGTATCGCGCCAGCCCTGCTACTGTTTAACCCCGACGATGACGCGGCGTATCGCGCCAAGGCCCTGGCCAAGTCTGCGCTGGGTATCGAACCCGGCAGCGAGGTTGTCTACCAGAGCCTG
Proteins encoded in this window:
- a CDS encoding flavodoxin, coding for MKVAILSGSVYGTAEEVARHAANLLKAAGFETWHNPRATLADVQAFAPQAFLVVTSTTGMGELPDNLQPLYSMIRDQLPAAWRGLPGAVIGLGDASYGDTFCGGGEQMRELFGELGVREVLPMLRLDASESVTPETDAEPWLAELISALRG
- a CDS encoding PAS domain-containing protein; its protein translation is MINAQLMQLAINASNDGIVIAEREGEDNILIYVNPAFEKLTGYSAEEILYQDCRFLQSVDRDQAALSMIRETLKGGKSCREILRNYRKDGTHFWNELSLSTVYNENDKQTYFIGVQKDVTIQVKTQQRVNQLEAQLAEVQAELQALKATNGQNKLSN
- a CDS encoding MerR family transcriptional regulator, which produces MAITAMPHPPPLLIKQEQLFPIREVSRLTGVNPVTLRAWERRYGLIQPARTESGHRLYSMTDIERVQSILGWIGRGVAVSKVGRILAKISEVQASPSIIEDESVQADYVQWQTQIKAALNHFDDVELGRIYGQVFSTYSLTVVFQHILMPLWIQLLQQHDLFGETSEWVMLDGFLRTRVLQRLFLLRGTQPLRVVVSAIDGQCRKLELLLAALYMGSVQVGIRLLALGQPFDELTLVCEKIKPHALVLFSNQSPTPDFIRRLNRLAMGLDCRLMLAGDSADLAQESLVGSSIGCIGSEGGLMQQRLQQFLAGTLDT
- a CDS encoding antibiotic biosynthesis monooxygenase yields the protein MSTSPVTLMVARRVANGRYQDLIAWLREGEQLATDFPGYLGSGVLAPPPGDDEFQIIFRFADEQTLHAWEHSVSRTAWLARGSELFAHPSEHRVSGIDGWFGAVGQRPPRWKQAVAIWLAFFPVSLLFNFVLGPLLGDISLLPRVFVSTLALTPLMVYFFIPLSTHLLAGWLNNTQGRPLPTAPSTQNR
- the folM gene encoding dihydromonapterin reductase, with product MTSSSAPILITGASQRVGLHCAQRLLEEGHRVIISYRSERPGVQTLRDLGAITLFADFSSEAGILAFITQLKAHTQSLRAIVHNASAWLAETPDTEVAAFTQMFSVHMLAPYLINLHCADLLERSSPADIVHISDDVTRKGSSKHIAYCATKAGLDSLTLSFAAKFAPKIKVNGIAPALLLFNPDDDAAYRAKALAKSALGIEPGSEVVYQSLRYLLDNPYVTGTTLTVNGGRHVK